A region from the Caloenas nicobarica isolate bCalNic1 chromosome 11, bCalNic1.hap1, whole genome shotgun sequence genome encodes:
- the RBSN gene encoding rabenosyn-5 isoform X2 produces MASGCPAAFGEPGEAREGFLCPLCRLDLQAFQQLRQHYEEEHSREERDVRGQLRNLVQKAKRAKKKLLRREGDDRTDSGSQERYESFSYGGVDPYMWEPQEVGAMRSHLSDFKKHRAARIDHYVVEVNKLIIRLEKLTSFDRANTESAKIRAIEKSVVPWVSDQDVPFCPDCGSKFSIRNRRHHCRLCGSIMCKKCMELVSLPLASKLTSASKEALGSHASPNSSPNSVHGSRRGSISSISSVSSVLDEKDDDRIRCCRHCKDTLLKREQQIDEKEYTPEIVKLYEKLRLCMEKVDQKAPEYIRMAESLNAGETTYNLEHANDLRVEIQKVYEFIDALSKKILGLGLHEDPQPHPKTLQLQRMIRYSATLFVQEKLLGLMSLPTKDQYEELKKRRLQMMALDAHGKQEEKQQDLISRSAAAVNGDATQLKKGTVRKCEGWLPTSSVSREREIADPLLQQIDNITSFIKQAKAANRIDEVRMLQENLRQLQDEYDQQQTLKAIELSKKQAEEEEMQREELQVLCEKEWEREHHKFLSQHSRTRSLDFREVRQQQHEVTQENRNLTAHVLDLDITQIKRDPSFETPGAEQLPAEEPLVFTLRPQDVPQGDKDREQPACLNPFEDEADTPQSEEDSTNPFAKDTSPMVSFSNTALQSDKKEYNPFEIEEEDEQTNGEPGSTTNPFEEDENPSQKPGGSWNSRNPFEEGSSTNPFEVEDGSEISGEEAIEEELLLQQIDNIKAYIFDAKHSGRMDEVEVLTENLKELKRTLAKQKEKSNC; encoded by the exons ATGGCCTCCGGCTGCCCCGCGGCGTTCGGCGAGCCCGGCGAGGCGCGGGAGGGCTTCCTGTGCCCGCTGTGCCGCCTGGACCTGCAGGCCTTCCAGCAGCTGCGCCAGCACTACGAGGAGGAGCACTCGCGAGAGGAGCGGGACGTGCGGGGACAGCTCCGCA ATTTAGTCCAGAAGGCcaaaagagcaaagaagaaattGCTGAGGCGAGAAGGAGATGACAGAACGGATTCTGGGTCTCAGGAGCGATATGAGTCGTTCAGCTATGGGGGAGTAGATCCGTACATGTGGGAGCCCCAGGAAGTAG GTGCTATGAGAAGTCATCTCTCTGATTTCAAGAAACACCGAGCAGCCAGGATTGATCACTATGTAGTTGAAGTCAACAAGTTAATAATCAGGTTAGAAAAG CTTACATCGTTTGACAGAGCAAACACTGAGTCAGCTAAAATAAGAG CTATAGAAAAGTCTGTTGTGCCTTGGGTCAGCGATCAGGATGTTCCGTTCTGCCCAGACTGTGGCAGTAAGTTCAGTATTCGAAACCGGCGTCACCACTGCCGCCTCTGTGGGTCTATCATGTGCAAGAAGTGCATGGAACTTGTCAGCCTGCCTTTGGCGA GCAAACTCACCAGTGCCAGCAAAGAGGCCTTGGGCTCCCACGCCAGCCCCAACTCCTCACCCAACAGTGTCCACGGCTCCCGCCGCGGCAGcatcagcagcatcagcagcgTGAGCTCCGTTCTGGACGAGAAGGACGATGACCGAATCCGTTGTTGTCGGCACTGCAAAGATACCCTGTTGAAAAGAGAACAACAGATCGATGAGAAAGAATACACTCCAGAGATTGTGAAACTCTACGAG aAACTTCGACTCTGCATGGAGAAAGTTGACCAGAAGGCACCAGAATACATAAGGATGGCAGAGTCACTAAA tGCTGGGGAGACAACCTACAATCTTGAACATGCTAATGACTTGAGGGTGGAGATTCAAAAAGTATACGAATTTATCGATGCCTTAAG TAAGAAGATTTTGGGTCTAGGCTTGCATGAAGATCCCCAACCTCATCCTAAAACACTACAGCTTCAGAGAATGATACGATATTCAGCTACGCTTTTTGTTCAG GAAAAGCTGCTTGGCCTAATGTCCCTGCCAACCAAAGATCAGTACGAAGAActgaagaagagaagactgCAGATG ATGGCTCTCGACGCACATGGgaaacaagaggaaaagcagcaagactTGATCTCAAGATCTGCAGCTGCAGTTAATGGTGATGCAACTCAGCTGAAAAAAGGAACAGTCAGGAAGTGTGAAGGCTGGTTACCTACATCCAGTGTATCGAGAGAGAGGGAGATAGCAGACCCACTTCTGCAGCAGATCGACAATATCACATCCTTCATTAAGCAAGCAAAGGCAGCTAATAGGATAGATGAGGTTCGTATGTTGCAAGAGAACCTGAGGCAGCTTCAGGATGAATATGATCAACAACAAACTCTGAAAGCTATTGAGCTTTCTAAAAaacaggcagaagaggaagagatgCAGAGGGAGGAACTTCAGGTCCTTTGTGAGAAAGAGTGGGAAAGAGAACACCACAAATTCCTGTCTCAGCATTCAAGGACACGTTCCTTGGACTTCAGAGAagtcaggcagcagcagcatgaagtGACACAAGAGAATCGGAACTTGACAGCCCATGTGTTGGATTTGGATATTACTCAGATCAAAAGGGACCCAAGTTTTGAAACTcctggtgctgagcagctgccaGCTGAAGAGCCCTTGGTCTTCACCCTCAGACCCCAGGACGTCCCACAGGGTGACAAGGACCGAGAGCAGCCAGCCTGTCTGAACCCCTTTGAAGATGAAGCAGATACCCCTCAGTCAGAGGAAGATTCTACTAACCCATTTGCCAAAGACACTTCTCCAATGGTTTCTTTCTCTAACACAGCTTTGCAAAGTGATAAAAAAGAATATAACCCATTTGAAattgaggaggaggatgaacaAACTAATGGAGAACCTGGCAGTACTACAAACCCTTTTGAAGAGGATGAAAATCCATCTCAAAAGCCTGGGGGCAGCTGGAATTCCAGGAATCCGTTTGAAGAGGGATCCTCTACCAACCCCTTTGAGGTGGAGGATGGCAGTGAGATCTCTGGAGAGGAGGCTATAGAAGAAGAGCTGCTTCTCCAACAGATAGATAATATCAAAGCTTATATATTTGATGCCAAACATAGTGGACGAATGGATGAGGTGGAGGTACTGACAGAAAACTTGAAGGAATTGAAGCGCACATTAGCGAAGCAGAAGGAGAAATCCAACTGCTGA
- the RBSN gene encoding rabenosyn-5 isoform X1 — MASGCPAAFGEPGEAREGFLCPLCRLDLQAFQQLRQHYEEEHSREERDVRGQLRNLVQKAKRAKKKLLRREGDDRTDSGSQERYESFSYGGVDPYMWEPQEVGAMRSHLSDFKKHRAARIDHYVVEVNKLIIRLEKLTSFDRANTESAKIRAIEKSVVPWVSDQDVPFCPDCGSKFSIRNRRHHCRLCGSIMCKKCMELVSLPLASKLTSASKEALGSHASPNSSPNSVHGSRRGSISSISSVSSVLDEKDDDRIRCCRHCKDTLLKREQQIDEKEYTPEIVKLYEKLRLCMEKVDQKAPEYIRMAESLNAGETTYNLEHANDLRVEIQKVYEFIDALSKKILGLGLHEDPQPHPKTLQLQRMIRYSATLFVQEKLLGLMSLPTKDQYEELKKRRLQMVRQMALDAHGKQEEKQQDLISRSAAAVNGDATQLKKGTVRKCEGWLPTSSVSREREIADPLLQQIDNITSFIKQAKAANRIDEVRMLQENLRQLQDEYDQQQTLKAIELSKKQAEEEEMQREELQVLCEKEWEREHHKFLSQHSRTRSLDFREVRQQQHEVTQENRNLTAHVLDLDITQIKRDPSFETPGAEQLPAEEPLVFTLRPQDVPQGDKDREQPACLNPFEDEADTPQSEEDSTNPFAKDTSPMVSFSNTALQSDKKEYNPFEIEEEDEQTNGEPGSTTNPFEEDENPSQKPGGSWNSRNPFEEGSSTNPFEVEDGSEISGEEAIEEELLLQQIDNIKAYIFDAKHSGRMDEVEVLTENLKELKRTLAKQKEKSNC; from the exons ATGGCCTCCGGCTGCCCCGCGGCGTTCGGCGAGCCCGGCGAGGCGCGGGAGGGCTTCCTGTGCCCGCTGTGCCGCCTGGACCTGCAGGCCTTCCAGCAGCTGCGCCAGCACTACGAGGAGGAGCACTCGCGAGAGGAGCGGGACGTGCGGGGACAGCTCCGCA ATTTAGTCCAGAAGGCcaaaagagcaaagaagaaattGCTGAGGCGAGAAGGAGATGACAGAACGGATTCTGGGTCTCAGGAGCGATATGAGTCGTTCAGCTATGGGGGAGTAGATCCGTACATGTGGGAGCCCCAGGAAGTAG GTGCTATGAGAAGTCATCTCTCTGATTTCAAGAAACACCGAGCAGCCAGGATTGATCACTATGTAGTTGAAGTCAACAAGTTAATAATCAGGTTAGAAAAG CTTACATCGTTTGACAGAGCAAACACTGAGTCAGCTAAAATAAGAG CTATAGAAAAGTCTGTTGTGCCTTGGGTCAGCGATCAGGATGTTCCGTTCTGCCCAGACTGTGGCAGTAAGTTCAGTATTCGAAACCGGCGTCACCACTGCCGCCTCTGTGGGTCTATCATGTGCAAGAAGTGCATGGAACTTGTCAGCCTGCCTTTGGCGA GCAAACTCACCAGTGCCAGCAAAGAGGCCTTGGGCTCCCACGCCAGCCCCAACTCCTCACCCAACAGTGTCCACGGCTCCCGCCGCGGCAGcatcagcagcatcagcagcgTGAGCTCCGTTCTGGACGAGAAGGACGATGACCGAATCCGTTGTTGTCGGCACTGCAAAGATACCCTGTTGAAAAGAGAACAACAGATCGATGAGAAAGAATACACTCCAGAGATTGTGAAACTCTACGAG aAACTTCGACTCTGCATGGAGAAAGTTGACCAGAAGGCACCAGAATACATAAGGATGGCAGAGTCACTAAA tGCTGGGGAGACAACCTACAATCTTGAACATGCTAATGACTTGAGGGTGGAGATTCAAAAAGTATACGAATTTATCGATGCCTTAAG TAAGAAGATTTTGGGTCTAGGCTTGCATGAAGATCCCCAACCTCATCCTAAAACACTACAGCTTCAGAGAATGATACGATATTCAGCTACGCTTTTTGTTCAG GAAAAGCTGCTTGGCCTAATGTCCCTGCCAACCAAAGATCAGTACGAAGAActgaagaagagaagactgCAGATGGTAAGACAG ATGGCTCTCGACGCACATGGgaaacaagaggaaaagcagcaagactTGATCTCAAGATCTGCAGCTGCAGTTAATGGTGATGCAACTCAGCTGAAAAAAGGAACAGTCAGGAAGTGTGAAGGCTGGTTACCTACATCCAGTGTATCGAGAGAGAGGGAGATAGCAGACCCACTTCTGCAGCAGATCGACAATATCACATCCTTCATTAAGCAAGCAAAGGCAGCTAATAGGATAGATGAGGTTCGTATGTTGCAAGAGAACCTGAGGCAGCTTCAGGATGAATATGATCAACAACAAACTCTGAAAGCTATTGAGCTTTCTAAAAaacaggcagaagaggaagagatgCAGAGGGAGGAACTTCAGGTCCTTTGTGAGAAAGAGTGGGAAAGAGAACACCACAAATTCCTGTCTCAGCATTCAAGGACACGTTCCTTGGACTTCAGAGAagtcaggcagcagcagcatgaagtGACACAAGAGAATCGGAACTTGACAGCCCATGTGTTGGATTTGGATATTACTCAGATCAAAAGGGACCCAAGTTTTGAAACTcctggtgctgagcagctgccaGCTGAAGAGCCCTTGGTCTTCACCCTCAGACCCCAGGACGTCCCACAGGGTGACAAGGACCGAGAGCAGCCAGCCTGTCTGAACCCCTTTGAAGATGAAGCAGATACCCCTCAGTCAGAGGAAGATTCTACTAACCCATTTGCCAAAGACACTTCTCCAATGGTTTCTTTCTCTAACACAGCTTTGCAAAGTGATAAAAAAGAATATAACCCATTTGAAattgaggaggaggatgaacaAACTAATGGAGAACCTGGCAGTACTACAAACCCTTTTGAAGAGGATGAAAATCCATCTCAAAAGCCTGGGGGCAGCTGGAATTCCAGGAATCCGTTTGAAGAGGGATCCTCTACCAACCCCTTTGAGGTGGAGGATGGCAGTGAGATCTCTGGAGAGGAGGCTATAGAAGAAGAGCTGCTTCTCCAACAGATAGATAATATCAAAGCTTATATATTTGATGCCAAACATAGTGGACGAATGGATGAGGTGGAGGTACTGACAGAAAACTTGAAGGAATTGAAGCGCACATTAGCGAAGCAGAAGGAGAAATCCAACTGCTGA